atgtaaatgtatttagaCAAGAAATAGAGTAAAGAGAGCTGTTGAAACTGTTGTATCTACATTtcgacaaaatattttaaatatcacaCAAAATTTCATAGAATTCTAGCAAACTTTGTTCTCATCTTATTAACTTTGTAGGTGAAAAGAATCAATTTAAGGACCTCGCTCGAAACTTCATGGAGATCTATGTACGTAGTAAACTCAAAGTTGAAatttgtaaattcaaagttaaaaGAATACTAGTAGTTAAATATATAATCGTTTGTCTTCATTCGCTTAAGATGAGcgaaatatcaatttaatacgAATTCTTATTTCTCAAAAAGTTACACCCTTAAAGTAAAACCATCTTGTATTATACTTAGgtaaattttgtttgcatgacAATAGTAAAGTTACATCCAAAAGTGATAAATGTTCATAAATTAAACAAAGATACTATCCTATGCATCAGATCTAGTGACGTCAAATTACATAATTTGGTATTCTATATAtcattaccggtatatatgcATCCAATGTGATTATTTCTTCCTAGTTTTGAAGAGATTTGATTGTGTAGATACAACTTCAAACGAAACCGAATCACAAATCTATTTGTATTCTGAAATAAAGTTTTCCAACACTTATGATATATGCGTTAGAAGAAATCCACACACGGACaaaattgtgggtttttttttgcaatgattgCTACGAAATGAGCCACCAAAGATTAAGTAACTAATGGTTCTTATACCTGTAAAATTAATAACGAAATGCGACCCCTTGGACTGATACAAATATTACTTACAACATAATGTTGTTATgtaagattttatttaaaaaatgcgttTTATATTACTTGAACAATATTCACTTTCTCTTAACTCTTTTTCAGGACTCCCTACCCGGGTTTTACATGGATTCAATGGAACATGCTTTTCTCATGACAggtataaaaatacatgtacatacgatAATATCAACCCAGAAATAGCAAACTGGCCTTTCCCTGTATCTGGTACTGATATGAAGAGAATATATACATATGCGTTGGAACGTTGGGggttgcttgtcaagatttttgataagtctacccccctccccccaccacTTTCAATTTGATTCCGACGCCATTGATTTGTATCTGTTTGcatcaaagtaaataaatggCGGTTTGTATGTTTgcaatgcaaataaaaatgtgttatgTTGAGCAAAGAATATTGGCCTTGTTTTGTCTTTTCAGATGAGGAAAAGGGAGACCCGAAGAAGTGGCGAAGCGAGGGTAGGCGGTAGCGATGTGAAAAGTCACTTCATCATGGATGATGTCTTGATAGGGAgataatttaataatatactccaaaaacatttattcttttaagtgtatttcttgaaagaaatgtctttatttacataaaagtactaaattaatttaatgtaatttcagttatataataaaaagaaaaaaaatgatgatacaaattgatatatacactcaaaacaacaacagcttCCCTCCccaaaaaacttaaaacaaaaaaataacaaaaacaaaacaaaaacagaaccaaaaaaaaagaagaaaaaaaaaacaacaacaaaaaactcaATCAACTGTGGATGTCGATGTATCAACAAACTTCATACTATactgatattttgaaattattttttttccaggtGGATACACAAAAATGCACGCCAAATTCATCGAGGATAAGGAAAAGAACATGAAATATATGGAGTTAACATGTAAAGTTAATatcaggaaaataaaaaaaactgtcgaCTCTGTTGAAGCATTCTACATTTTTTACCAGCCCGACGAGGAGTGGCCCAATGCACGGATACTGCTCGCCGGACTGTTGAGAATTAAGGGAATGTGGGCGGATCCCTACAGAGTCCGGATGTTTCCGGAGCTGCGCATGTTACTGGATAAACACAAAGGCATGGCCTGGAGGGGGAATTTAGGCAATGGTAAGCAATGAAGTCAAAAGTATGCAATCCAAATCTGGTCAATCAGAAACACTGTTGGGAGGCAACAACACAAGTCTAAGTGAATACAGCTACTCTTGAATATGCGTTTTGCGAGGTACTCTTTCTCAATGTAAATTGCCTGCTTTCTATGATAAATTCATTTAGTCTAagcaatataaattaaataaatataagatGGCCATCATGCTATGCGATCCCTCAAAGAGTCCGAGGCCTGCCTCTTGTGCGCATGCGTTGTTAAAGGTTTCCTCAAAATGTAAATTCCTTTTGCATTACCTATAAAATCAACTATATTTGAATGCCTGTTATGGTACAAATCTGGGTAATGTGTAATTGTGCAGAATACCAAAGGTATAATGCTTTTTTTCCATTGTTAAAACTGAATATctattcaaaaaaaatttctgggtATCAACGATACGttctttatacattttttaaggaaaaaaggCAACATTTACAATTGTTGTACCATTGAAGTTATGCCAAACTCTAAAGGGAGCATTCCAGTGTCAGGCGGCGGTGGAAGCCCCGAATTTgtctaaaaagaaaataacgatGGTCAGAGGATGGCTTAAATTAGGAGACACCCCATTTTCAACTGGCAGCAAGAAATGCAGACTAGAGAAACTTAAAGGCAAATCAGTTTTATGTCGTAACTTCTTcccttatttttataatttatttcatttaatatgttaTCTACACACCTGTATAATGCAAGAagtagagataaaaaaaaatgctatataaaatcaatatggtTTACTTTATATGAGTAGCTATTGTTTAAGTAACCACTGCACACATGTATGTTTAACACTCCAAgcaatgtatattgtatatattgttttgttagGTACTAAACACAAGTATATGTGAGGTTTGTTGATGttaatttacaatatattttcaatgaCGGTTCAGGTAACCGTACCAGAACAAGTGGGGGCCGTGCCGTCATACGGTTAGTGAACAAGAAAGAGAAGGAGGGGTTCTCCGGGGCTGGAGCCATCGTCGGGGGCATTTGTGGCATCATTGTGTTGGGGGTGGCAGGATTTGTGAGTTACAAGCTGTGAGTAATTATTGAATGATTTCAAAAATGATGTCATTAAAATTccatattaaaaatatactgcatgcttttttaaaatttcatttatcaaGGCCTATACTGATACTAGTAATGCTTTCTATCGCAAAATATCTCTGTTGAATAACGCGCGTGTAGTAGTCTATGAGGAAAGATCTGCTATTCGTACGATATTTACGTTAAGTTTgattcaataaattaaaaaaaaactgggttttttttcaaatgaaggtGTCGTAAGAAGACTCAAGGTTCCGAGAAGGTAATAACAGAACTCATGTATATAAATGGAAATTAATACCTGTAAATGTATACAGAATAACCATATTGtaatttcatcttttttatGATTGACTGGAACTAAAGTTATTGACCGATTGTATTATgccccccgctccgaaggagaaggGGGTATACCGTTTTACCCATgtgtgtttgtctgtctgttcgtAACTAAAATTTCCTGTCGCATTTTTCTAAGCAACTATTGCAGATACTTTAAAttaaacacactatttgtttaagCATGCTATaccgtgggatatatttttgaccaatcggacgtcaacttcctgttaaatgacggctttgtttattttatgcctaaatttttaaacaaatttttgtcaaaggttTCTTAGCAACTaattatcgcagatgcttgaaattttaacacattatttgtttaggcatgcgatattgtgggatatatttttgtaccaatcacaAGCCAACTTCCAGtgaaatgtcgactttgcttattttgtaatATCACATCAGAActggggtatcactagtgagcattgggtcacagatatcttgttcatTACAAATAGCCTTTTGAGCATTATCATcatgtaatgatttattttcattatttccaaGGCAAAAGGAGGGGGCGGACAAGGAGTAATACCACCTGATGCCAAAGGGCCAGGAATGGGGCGGGGACGGGGACGGGGACGGGGTAAAGGAAAGGTCTGTTTATTATCAACCTTTATCTATAAGCCTTTATTGGTATTATACTAGTAATCCATATGTTAGCTCTGGTTTTACCTCTCTTGTACACGAGCCTCGGTCGAGATTATTGTCGGATTGATATTTGAAACGGTTAATGTAGACCTTtacctttttttaataatttgtgtTAAAAAAGTTTGGTCCAATTTTCGGTTGCGCGTTGCAATTAAAATTGGGATATTCATGTGTCTAGTCCACTAAGTTGCATAAAGATCCTTCCAATCAATTATTGCTAATACGTCTTAATCTTGTATCTTTACATGGTGATAAATCCTAAATTATCAAACTGgtgtatttgatttgattttgtattCCAGTTCTGATCATCATCATTGGAAAACTTTTTGTTGATGCGCTAAAATGTTGAATGCACGTTGTGTTCTCTAAAGAATCTAAAGAATCGATGGACTTTCTTTAAAATGTCGAAAGTATATAAATTCTGATAACTAGAACAAATACAAACATACTAGTTTGATGAATTAAAGGTTGTCATGGTGTGAAATGTATGTTAAATGGAAAGGTAAAAGTAATAAGGATAACCAAATGATAAAAGTACATATAATAAGGATAAGCAAGgtgcaaaattaaaatgtgaaaacaTAGTTAGTTCTATATTAAAAATGACAAACGAGTGAAGTTTGGGCTGAATTTCAAAACACCTATAACGAAGGACCATTCTGAGATTGGGGGAGAGcgtttttcaaataaaacccTAAATATAAGCAAAGTACATTGCCACGAATGAGAACTGAGGGATATTAAACTAAACACATGTGCGTGTATCTACATTTGGCGAGATAAAAAGAAttcaattgataaaataataggACATGTTAGATGTTATAATGATAACCAttttcataagaatatataCAGAGGATACTTGCCGTTGTAGATTAGTAACTTAagtaaatgtcaacaaaaattttaaagtagaacaaaacaaattgaaaaagaacCAATATGTGTATGCATGTATCTCTAATAAATTGACCATTTTCTTTATTGCAGTGATAAAACAACTTACGTGATATCTTGTCTTTCAAAGTCAAGGCCATTTCAAAGACAACTCCTGTTCGTCTTGATTTAATTGATTGTTTAATGACTGTATACACcgacattttaaaagtaaactaGCCTTCAGTTTGAATgtaaagaattgaaaataaatgaacacaACTCTATGATGTTAGATGTTGTTGGTTTTTGTTAATGGTTAATTTTACTGGTTTTCAAGAACTTTTCGTCCCATAATTATGAGAGTACAATTACTGATATGACAAAGACATTTTATAGGTTATTCATAACCCTCTTGACCAAGAACATAATAATTATGTAACATTGCTGTATATATCATGCCAATACATACAGGCACACAACAAACCTCACAGATCACAGACCTCATGCTCAAACGACCTCTGATCATTCAGTTCTTTTTtataagcatttttttaaaaacgttttgATATGGCTTATTTGATCATCGTCGATAAATAATAACCTTATTCAATCAaagcttttaaattttaaaagaagtcTTCATTACGGTTCGATCATTCTCTATTGATCAATaaaggaggtcaagagcttgttaaATGCCGTTTTttgagagactgtaggcattctagatacaTTTCGTttgtcaaaaatggacaaaactccgagatttgttacttttatccttcatatttcaaaacatgatgtttaaaatgtgaTATTTCATTGTGtctaccaaaaatttaagccctggtacaccctatgaaacaaagatattgttatgaagcatcattaaaagaatttatcgcgatatatcttgaatttcataaacctgtaggcatctttcatttactagatcttgaccttaatatatgtattgtttaaaatatatatcgtaTATTATATGTTATTCAATAAGTAaactgatttaaatttttgaccatgaagtacaagtttttgaatttattttcacaatttaccgtcatgacgtcaggcatatctaaggtttaaaagttgcattctccgaaacagtgcagacagtGGGACtagcaatatcatgatatttcacaaaaaagattaaccgatgcatgtttaagatgttagcatttacattcacaattgatgaaaatgttatatggcatgtaataacaacagcgagcaagagttttcaagtaaaagggacgttcaccatgcagtgcacgtgtgtaatcctgatttaaaaatagatcagcattccaccatatttgaacggtgaaaaagggggagcgggtcatcgcaacaagttgtaaaatatttgtctattacggtacaatgtaagtaataattggtgttggattctcattattacaagagagtcatcagtttggattaaaacaaatatatatttatacagctggaTTGTTTACTTAaggaactaaatcgccaaagcggagtgtgacccgattttcgtttagttgggcgatttcattaatctaGAAACGGGATCATAACTCGCGTGTGTACATTACTGCATTTAACAATTACTAATCAAGTGTGTTTcttaattcgatagatttcttccaaaacatcctacccaaagtataatatacatgtatgtagctgttacaaaacaaatgtcaaaaaattcatctgaccccctccccatggatctctgccaatggatgagttcattcgtTGCGTTAAAGGTAATAGCAGGATGTCGcattcatagtttttgcgcGCCGATTAGTTGACGAGTCAGTTGGGATCATGCGAATACACCatgtgtttacatcacaggcacgtagcatcgggggttggGGTAAGGGAGGCTGCTTCCCCCTCCCAACTTTTTTTGGCAGctggcacttttcttaactttataggctaaatggaaatatcatggattcaaccccccccccccttccacttttgtaggagcatggaataaatgaaactgaaaataaggaattctaattgaattgaagtgacagttagggtttttttcatgaatttgagaattcacgcttttttaattgcttgtcaagatgattttgatgaagctgcccacacacattcaaatacaatacgtgtttgtataccctttcatatttcatatggttggaaatttttaaaaatgcctttcagttgattttgcatcttaatatacaaatacaattttaaaaaaaacgactaTTAACTCTCCAGgtttcaagcttacatgcacttatatgatatgtttacattcctaaaaatttaattaataaaataaatgaatttcaagtgatatatatgtactGCAGTACATGTTTTAGATGGAAGAAAAGACTGACATTTTgtcttaaatttgcacgttccgtttataaatttttgatcagcagcgaaaattaaaattcatttctgataagatagcctaattgatacatgcatgctttcattgaataattttgtttagtcaggcaagctttttggaaagctattacttgttatttataatagattatatatGGATGGCGCTGCAAACAAAAAGAATCACTTGAGCGTTTTATTGATGCGAAATATAAACCAGCAATTAAAGTACTTATTAGTAAACATTGTCGTCTGAATCTGTCAAACAATGTTACAATGCACTACAGAGACAAGAAAGGAaagtttaaaagtaaaaaatcatattataaggACCTAAAAGCACAGGAAGCGAAGATAAATTTAGCTACACACCGGGTAGACGACGCTGTTAAAGAAGACCACTCTTTCTGTAAAGACAAACCGCCGAATCCAGATCTGTCAGACCTCGGGCCGTGGAATTGTTGAACTGGATGTATTGGCGAAGCGTATGTTTTGTGCATCGTGTAATACCCCGTTGCATCTTTCTAATATCGAAAGTGAAAGGAGATATTGACTGGGAAGTATAGTATACTGTTCATTCGATGCCAAAACAATGTTTGCTGGGCTTTAAACGATGTAAAAACTTGGAAGAGGAGCCAAGGGGCATTTGACGTAAACTCCAAACTTGCATTAGGTAATTATTTCACTTTTAAGAATGGTTTgttatttataacaaataacGGATACTGTCAAAAAGTATGGCGCGGATCCCAGTATTTTTCTGGAGCTGTGGGGTTTTCATCTGTTTATCACTCggctaataaaaaaaaccattttaaaaaccaacaagcaaattgaaaaaaaaaccccacacattaatgataatgatttgtattttatagggatgcatgcatgtacatattaacATAACTATACATTTCAGTATTTCtattttatgtacatgaatTTTGGCCATGcgttttttgcaaatgtttgaATGGTCATATAATTGAGTTAGTCTATGGTTGCTTATATAAATTCAATTCCTCAGAAATCTCTTCACTTGTTTCCTAGAACTAGTAGGCAGGATATCGACACATTTAACACAAGTTGAAATGATACCTTGCTTCggtttatacatgtttattatcGGTATTTTAGCTGTTGTACACACTGGACTTGGTCCTGTACAGGTGAACAACCTGCTCACAACCTTATATCTCCCCCCAGTGGACCCTACAACATTAAAACGGTGGGAATACAAAATCGACTCTACACTGGAGACCATAGCAAAGTTGTCTTGCTATGAGGCACAAAAGGAAGAAATAGAAATGGGAAATGGAAAGGtactaattaaaacaaaaataattagtGAACATAAAAGTCAAAGGCATgggtttgaaaatgattttaatttattcaatgtAGTGAAATTTGTTGAGGTGCACAAACTGCACATTTTTTCTACTTAAAGCAATAATTAATATAACTCTTGCATCTTAAATTTGTGTGAAATAGGAATCACGATTGCCAATCagttttcttattattaagtttGAATAATGATTATAGTAACTGATTATGAAATCAAGGATATGTtggtaataaaaattataaattataaccaGCTAATGTTGATCACCTATACATATTATTATCTAGTTCTTTACTTATTTGTATCTCTTTGAAGATGGGAGTAAGCTTCAATGGAGGCTGGCAGAAACGGGGTACAGGTTGGAACTATGACAGTAATACACCTGAGctaattgcgtggaccctgaggtccacgcagaaaatatataagcgaggttaaaccggatgctatggggaaaattcagcctgcgcatgagctagcctggttcctgtgcgtaatgggtagctcagggaaccaggctagcacacgtttatctgaatcgggatcgggattccatgccatatgcacacataaggacacagaccacaattatttttccctcttattccattatacaaaaataaatcatataaaaaattccaccggctcaaatgagttcaaatacagcatacctatagaatgacactagtccaacaacatatccaaactacaggaaaatcaattgagaggggactgagatatggcccctaaaataacccctaccatgaaaaattcactttcactttggaatttgtgtaaacattggcctctttacaccctttctattgcgcctgtaaagataatttttctaaattttttcctgcctgtattttttttcaaaccttcttctttccatccatgccataaaaggaaccaaattcgaccatttagtacccctaggaatttttgaaataatacatacatttttagaatggaactacttgcgtggtcaatgagcacggggtaaaaatagtggtatgtgacctaataattacacaattcttctttgattttgatgaaacttggtAGGTAGACACTTATACCCATAATACACCTCCCTGTGAAATTTGGCGGGAATTGTGTATTCTGCATCAGAGTTATAGGCCTTTGAAATCTGGTCCAGGAAGGCTGAAATAACATGCAAAATCTAGCACGTTACacacaatattcaaatttcaagagctacatttaacattaattacttgtcaaaagtttcattaatcTATTACATTCATTAACCTAACATGTCTACATGATGATGCTAATGatgatttaattcttttacacctggaactattttttggaaatttttgaaaaaaataccccaAATATGGCTAATTTTTTCAGGAAATgccaaaaatgaaacatttaatcaCATGCTATgagcttgaaaaaatatttaaaaaattctgcattaaGTTTGCTATAGAAATcaggtattttgataaatatacagtGGCTAATCCGTTTACATTAAGCAGATAATCACATAGAACCATTCACACATTTTCAGGAAATGGCACTTGCTGACCAAAGTAGATTAACTCAGAGTACACAGGGCTGATATGGATAGGCATAAAATgccttttgaaacaaaactaacaatttagaagaatttagaatgaattctatttgtccattcattaaatatacactgaataaaTTACTTAAATGTACCCTAATTCATAAGGAGCCTTGGTTCATGAAAACTGTACTCTTAaaacaaagggagataactctacacATTAAAATCCAAAGTAGGGATTTTTTTACAAACCTTAACGAGAAACTATTTTGGTAATTACATGTCCATCACCTTCTTTCAGCATTATCTGGTGTGATTAATCTTGAGGAGATCATACCTTTTGTAGCGAGGAGTCACCATTCAAAGTCATGGGTTTCTACATACATTGTGCATTTAGAGGTGAAAATGTCTGGTATGTTACCATGAACAATAATGACCAAGACTCAAATTAATGATGAGAGTGCCAAAAAGATATTACTACAGTATTACAAATAGTAAAGCTTCTAGCAGACCTCATATATCTTGGGCAATCACTGTTCAATGCCAGCaatcaaacacatacacatGCTACATTTGTTGGTAGTTACATTTCTAGGACACAAAGAGGGGAAAAAACTGACATAATAAGACTTTAAagcaataatttaaataaaagtttgcaaGGCATTGATAATTTAGATGCTAAAATGACTATTtctaaccagtaaaatgtatatGTCTCATATAAATATCTATACATGAAGGTTTACATATTCTAAAGTACTGAGGAAAATGTTGTGATGCCTACTCACCATCAGATTTCAAGtgttaaattgtaagaaaaatatgaataaatgaataaaatcaacttaccatttgttgttttcttcattatttctctGTCAAAATGGTGttaactgggggggggggggggggggggagcaggtgcccttttaCCAGCTTGTATGTCCTGTCATGCAACCTGCTAGGCAGTGAAATATGTCATCATTCTTAGGGATCATAAAGTAACATAAGCCCTACTTTcctccttataatttaatcaaaataatattaaaggaaatatagatatatatacttttacatgtaatatgattaatatataagagagagagagagagagagagagagagagagagagagagagaggtggtATATTTAAGGCTTTATAACTTAATGACAAATCGACCAATTCTGTTATGATTTGGGTGATAAGTAAAGTTAACATTAGAAAGTGTTTTTAGACATTTTGCAAGTACTTACGTCCCCTGTTTGACTCATTGATGACACCATGCTCTTCACACCCCGTTCAAATCCATTTCACACAATTTTTAccgttattttttcatattatctgccaaaattgaaaaagaaccccacaaaatgtcattattcatcctaattgtttgaaaaataacgaaaaattaGACTTAAGTTGATAAACGTGgattttgacctttgacctgataggacacagaccacaattatttttccctcttattccattatacaaaaataaatcatataaaaaattccaccggctcaaatgagttcaaatacagcatacctatagaatgacactagtccaacaacatatccaaactacaggaaaatcaatcgagaggggactgagatatggcccctaaaataacccctaccatgaaaaattcactttcactttggaatttgtgtaaacattggcctctttacaccctttctattgcgcctgtaaagataatttttctaaattttttcctgcctgtattttttttcaaaccttcttctttccatccatgccataaaagtaaccaaat
This genomic window from Magallana gigas chromosome 5, xbMagGiga1.1, whole genome shotgun sequence contains:
- the LOC136275299 gene encoding uncharacterized protein isoform X2 is translated as MSASIFLLMWTFYFGTDTKRTLREEYDNRPFDKTNTKEWSDEGVVKAIGEVRRIGNSKIVSVTCRLDPTKFKMVKFIVWWVMLWRPKTAKTYGLIAASDLNDMPVMGRNNLRWEKRNNLVTNLKPHLVCAVENMNSEIYMKQNNRDDYLRMYFIMDKCDPAGVFRCEALIRAHNNPRAEMPIRREFDAETTKEGKVESTCEKNQFKDLARNFMEIYDSLPGFYMDSMEHAFLMTDEEKGDPKKWRSEGGYTKMHAKFIEDKEKNMKYMELTCKVNIRKIKKTVDSVEAFYIFYQPDEEWPNARILLAGLLRIKGMWADPYRVRMFPELRMLLDKHKGMAWRGNLGNGKKATFTIVVPLKLCQTLKGAFQCQAAVEAPNLSKKKITMVRGWLKLGDTPFSTGSKKCRLEKLKGNRTRTSGGRAVIRLVNKKEKEGFSGAGAIVGGICGIIVLGVAGFVSYKLCRKKTQGSEKAKGGGGQGVIPPDAKGPGMGRGRGRGRGKGK
- the LOC136275299 gene encoding uncharacterized protein isoform X3 — encoded protein: MVKFIVWWVMLWRPKTAKTYGLIAASDLNDMPVMGRNNLRWEKRNNLVTNLKPHLVCAVENMNSEIYMKQNNRDDYLRMYFIMDKCDPAGVFRCEALIRAHNNPRAEMPIRREFDAETTKEGKVESTCEKNQFKDLARNFMEIYDSLPGFYMDSMEHAFLMTDEEKGDPKKWRSEGGYTKMHAKFIEDKEKNMKYMELTCKVNIRKIKKTVDSVEAFYIFYQPDEEWPNARILLAGLLRIKGMWADPYRVRMFPELRMLLDKHKGMAWRGNLGNGKKATFTIVVPLKLCQTLKGAFQCQAAVEAPNLSKKKITMVRGWLKLGDTPFSTGSKKCRLEKLKGNRTRTSGGRAVIRLVNKKEKEGFSGAGAIVGGICGIIVLGVAGFVSYKLCRKKTQGSEKAKGGGGQGVIPPDAKGPGMGRGRGRGRGKGK
- the LOC136275299 gene encoding uncharacterized protein isoform X1 codes for the protein MKILFFFLLMWTFYFGTDTKRTLREEYDNRPFDKTNTKEWSDEGVVKAIGEVRRIGNSKIVSVTCRLDPTKFKMVKFIVWWVMLWRPKTAKTYGLIAASDLNDMPVMGRNNLRWEKRNNLVTNLKPHLVCAVENMNSEIYMKQNNRDDYLRMYFIMDKCDPAGVFRCEALIRAHNNPRAEMPIRREFDAETTKEGKVESTCEKNQFKDLARNFMEIYDSLPGFYMDSMEHAFLMTDEEKGDPKKWRSEGGYTKMHAKFIEDKEKNMKYMELTCKVNIRKIKKTVDSVEAFYIFYQPDEEWPNARILLAGLLRIKGMWADPYRVRMFPELRMLLDKHKGMAWRGNLGNGKKATFTIVVPLKLCQTLKGAFQCQAAVEAPNLSKKKITMVRGWLKLGDTPFSTGSKKCRLEKLKGNRTRTSGGRAVIRLVNKKEKEGFSGAGAIVGGICGIIVLGVAGFVSYKLCRKKTQGSEKAKGGGGQGVIPPDAKGPGMGRGRGRGRGKGK